In Rahnella sikkimica, the following are encoded in one genomic region:
- the ubiU gene encoding ubiquinone anaerobic biosynthesis protein UbiU codes for MELLCPAGNLPALKAAIDNGADAVYIGLKDDTNARHFAGLNFTEKKLQEAENYVHRHRRKLHIAINTFAHPDGYQRWERAVDMAAQLGADALILADIAMLDYAATKYPHVERHVSVQASATNDEAIRFYKNNFDVARVVLPRVLSMHQVRQLSRTTVVPLEVFAFGSLCIMAEGRCYLSSYLTGESPNTVGACSPARFVRWQQTAQGMESRLNDVLIDRYDEGENAGYPTLCKGRYLVDGAKYHALEEPTSLNTLELLPELFAANIASVKIEGRQRSPAYVSQVARVWRMAIDRCMADPQNYKTDEAWMNTLGAMSEGTQTTLGAYHRKWQ; via the coding sequence ATGGAGCTACTTTGCCCGGCAGGGAATTTACCTGCGCTAAAAGCGGCCATCGATAACGGTGCAGATGCGGTTTATATCGGCCTGAAAGATGACACCAACGCCCGCCACTTTGCAGGCCTCAACTTTACGGAGAAGAAATTGCAGGAGGCGGAAAATTACGTTCACCGCCACCGCCGTAAGTTGCATATCGCCATCAATACCTTTGCGCACCCTGACGGCTATCAGCGCTGGGAACGCGCGGTGGATATGGCCGCGCAGCTCGGTGCCGATGCGCTGATCCTCGCGGATATCGCCATGCTGGATTACGCTGCAACGAAATATCCTCACGTCGAGCGCCACGTTTCCGTTCAGGCTTCCGCCACCAACGACGAAGCAATCCGTTTCTACAAAAACAATTTTGACGTCGCCCGTGTGGTACTGCCGCGCGTGCTTTCCATGCATCAGGTGCGCCAGCTATCGCGTACCACCGTCGTGCCGCTGGAAGTGTTCGCGTTCGGCAGCCTGTGCATTATGGCCGAAGGCCGCTGTTATCTTTCTTCCTATCTCACCGGCGAATCGCCGAATACCGTGGGTGCCTGTTCTCCGGCGCGCTTTGTGCGCTGGCAGCAAACCGCACAGGGCATGGAATCGCGCCTGAATGACGTGCTGATTGACCGCTATGACGAAGGCGAAAACGCCGGTTATCCGACGCTGTGCAAAGGCCGTTATCTGGTCGATGGCGCGAAATACCATGCGCTGGAAGAGCCGACCAGCCTGAATACGCTGGAGTTACTGCCGGAGCTGTTCGCCGCCAATATTGCCTCGGTGAAAATCGAAGGACGTCAGCGCAGCCCGGCGTATGTCAGCCAGGTCGCGCGCGTGTGGCGCATGGCCATCGACCGCTGCATGGCCGATCCGCAAAACTACAAAACCGATGAGGCCTGGATGAATACGCTGGGCGCAATGTCTGAGGGTACGCAAACAACGCTCGGTGCCTATCACCGTAAATGGCAGTAA
- a CDS encoding luciferase-like monooxygenase, whose protein sequence is MSDKNTVPLSVLDLAPVPQGADPAKAFKCSLDLAQNAEKWGYQRYWMAEHHNMTGIASAATSVLLGYIAGGTKTIRVGSGGVMLPNHSPLVIAEQFGTLATLYPNRVDLGLGRAPGTDQRTMIALRRHLSGEIDNFPQDVQELQMYFGDVQPQQAVQAVPGQGLHVPIWLLGSSLYSAQLAAALGLPFAFASHFAPDMLYQALAIYRSKFQPSAQLEKPYAMVCINAIAADTDEEAQRMFTSNQQQFINLRRGMPGKLPAPVDNIESLWSASERFGVDNALRMSVVGNKESIRQGLLSILRETEADELMINGQIFDHEARLRSFEIVSQLQGDLVKAQRIG, encoded by the coding sequence ATGTCTGATAAAAACACCGTTCCCCTTTCCGTGCTCGATCTGGCACCTGTCCCGCAAGGTGCTGATCCGGCTAAGGCTTTTAAGTGTTCTCTGGATCTGGCGCAAAACGCCGAGAAATGGGGCTATCAGCGCTACTGGATGGCGGAACACCACAATATGACCGGCATCGCGAGCGCGGCGACGTCTGTTTTGCTGGGCTATATTGCGGGGGGGACGAAAACGATCCGCGTGGGTTCAGGCGGCGTGATGCTGCCAAACCATTCGCCGCTGGTGATTGCTGAACAATTCGGGACGCTGGCAACGTTGTATCCAAACCGTGTCGATCTTGGCCTGGGCCGCGCGCCGGGGACTGACCAGCGCACGATGATTGCGCTGCGCCGTCATCTTTCCGGGGAAATCGATAATTTCCCGCAGGATGTTCAGGAATTACAAATGTATTTCGGCGATGTTCAGCCGCAGCAGGCCGTTCAGGCGGTTCCGGGTCAGGGCCTGCATGTGCCGATCTGGCTGCTGGGTTCCAGCCTGTACAGCGCGCAACTCGCCGCCGCACTTGGCCTGCCTTTTGCCTTTGCATCGCACTTTGCGCCCGATATGTTGTATCAGGCGCTGGCGATTTACCGCAGCAAATTCCAGCCTTCCGCGCAGCTTGAAAAGCCGTATGCGATGGTGTGCATCAATGCGATTGCCGCAGATACCGACGAAGAAGCGCAGCGTATGTTTACGTCCAATCAGCAGCAGTTCATCAATTTACGCCGCGGTATGCCGGGGAAATTACCGGCACCGGTCGATAACATCGAAAGCCTGTGGTCAGCGTCAGAACGCTTTGGTGTGGATAATGCGCTGCGGATGTCAGTCGTCGGCAATAAAGAATCGATTCGTCAGGGATTGCTGTCCATCTTGCGCGAAACCGAAGCCGATGAGCTGATGATTAACGGGCAGATTTTTGATCATGAAGCACGTCTGCGTTCGTTCGAAATCGTCTCTCAGTTACAGGGCGATTTGGTGAAAGCACAACGCATCGGATAA
- a CDS encoding HlyD family secretion protein: MSKRMLLTLLLVAVAVSLAVLFRAHNEDLLLQGEVDAPEVIVASKAKGRVIERHVERGDDVKAGQLLITLDSPEMMAQLRALEAARDQAKAQLELSVNGTREESIRNLKATLAQSQAEYVNARDEYNRNAKIAGKGFISASDLEDSRRARDSAYAQVLVAKANLDEGVNGDRVEQRASYAAQLRQAEEDLLEVKAQTDDLQVKAPVDGEVGPIPVEVGELQSASSPLLTLVRLPDAYFVFNLREDILAGVRKGDKVQMRVPALNNEMIEAEVRYIAPLGDYATKRATRATGDFDLKTFEVRLYPAKPVPGLRQGMSALWQWKAK; this comes from the coding sequence ATGAGTAAACGAATGTTATTAACCCTGCTGCTGGTGGCGGTGGCGGTTTCTTTGGCGGTTTTGTTTCGTGCGCATAACGAAGATCTCCTGCTTCAGGGCGAAGTCGATGCGCCGGAAGTGATTGTCGCGTCGAAAGCCAAAGGCCGCGTGATTGAACGTCATGTCGAACGTGGCGATGACGTGAAAGCGGGGCAGTTGCTGATTACCCTCGACAGCCCGGAAATGATGGCGCAGCTTCGCGCGCTGGAAGCCGCACGCGATCAGGCCAAAGCCCAGCTCGAACTTTCGGTTAACGGGACGCGTGAAGAAAGCATCCGCAACCTGAAAGCGACGCTGGCACAATCTCAGGCCGAATACGTCAATGCCCGCGACGAATACAACCGTAATGCGAAAATCGCCGGTAAAGGCTTTATCTCTGCCTCTGACTTAGAAGATTCACGCCGCGCGCGCGACAGCGCCTATGCGCAGGTATTAGTCGCCAAAGCCAATCTGGACGAAGGCGTTAATGGCGATCGCGTGGAGCAACGAGCCAGTTATGCGGCTCAGCTGCGCCAGGCGGAAGAAGACTTGCTGGAAGTCAAAGCCCAGACCGATGATTTACAGGTGAAAGCGCCGGTGGACGGTGAAGTCGGGCCGATTCCTGTGGAGGTTGGCGAGCTGCAAAGTGCGTCCAGCCCGTTGCTGACGTTAGTCCGTCTGCCTGATGCCTATTTCGTTTTTAACCTGCGTGAAGACATTCTGGCGGGCGTGCGCAAAGGCGACAAAGTACAAATGCGCGTGCCTGCGCTGAATAATGAAATGATTGAAGCCGAAGTGCGTTATATCGCGCCGCTGGGTGATTACGCCACCAAACGCGCAACGCGCGCGACCGGTGACTTCGATTTAAAAACCTTTGAAGTTCGTCTGTATCCTGCCAAACCGGTTCCCGGATTACGTCAGGGTATGAGCGCGCTCTGGCAGTGGAAAGCGAAGTGA
- a CDS encoding ABC transporter permease: protein MTRREWFKTWWGTFSKVLTGLLDKPMWMMLLLSLCVMSLVYANRTVWDLPVAVIDQDHSTASRMLTRQLDATSKVETHHYENLADAERDLALRKLFAVIIMPVDLEKKILAGENIVIPVYGDATNRLANGQIQQDVLAAYQALLTQYNTDLLHSNGFSERQASVVLSPIIGQSLDVFNPGISFAAIIFPGLLVMLLQHSLLIASVRVSIVLNSGPSGKPAIPAFLGGISALIPVWLFLSIVLFVLWPWILGYRQTASIPEILLLTFPFLLAVLGLGKLVTECLRSVELIYLTLAFVTTPVFYISGTIWPLQAMPAWVRAISSMLPSTWATKAIAGVNQMGLPFKDVGGDILMLLLLCAFYTFIGIAVGMLRDGVRLRAMFRPRRKGV from the coding sequence ATGACCCGTCGCGAATGGTTCAAAACCTGGTGGGGCACTTTCAGCAAAGTGCTGACCGGTTTGCTCGATAAACCGATGTGGATGATGTTGCTGCTCTCGCTGTGCGTGATGAGCCTGGTTTATGCCAACCGTACCGTCTGGGATCTGCCGGTCGCCGTTATCGATCAGGATCACAGCACCGCCAGCCGGATGCTGACCCGACAGCTGGACGCCACATCGAAAGTCGAAACCCACCACTACGAAAATCTCGCCGATGCCGAACGCGATCTGGCGCTGCGCAAATTGTTCGCGGTGATCATCATGCCGGTGGATCTGGAAAAGAAGATCCTCGCCGGTGAAAACATCGTGATCCCGGTTTATGGCGATGCCACTAACCGACTGGCAAACGGGCAGATCCAGCAGGACGTGCTTGCGGCCTATCAGGCACTCCTCACGCAGTACAACACGGATTTACTGCACAGCAACGGCTTCAGCGAACGACAAGCCAGCGTGGTGTTATCGCCGATAATCGGACAGTCGCTGGACGTCTTTAACCCCGGCATCAGCTTCGCGGCGATTATCTTCCCCGGCCTGCTGGTCATGTTATTGCAGCACTCACTGCTGATTGCCAGCGTGCGCGTCAGCATTGTGCTCAACAGCGGGCCTTCCGGAAAACCGGCGATACCAGCTTTTCTTGGCGGGATTTCCGCGCTGATCCCGGTCTGGTTATTTCTCTCGATTGTCCTGTTCGTCCTGTGGCCATGGATTTTGGGATACCGGCAGACGGCCAGCATTCCTGAAATTCTGCTACTGACGTTCCCGTTTTTACTGGCCGTGCTCGGATTAGGCAAACTGGTCACGGAATGCCTGCGCAGCGTGGAACTGATCTACCTGACGCTGGCCTTTGTGACGACGCCAGTCTTTTACATTTCCGGCACCATCTGGCCGTTGCAGGCAATGCCCGCGTGGGTCAGGGCGATTTCTTCGATGTTGCCTTCAACCTGGGCGACCAAAGCGATTGCGGGGGTGAATCAGATGGGGCTGCCGTTTAAGGATGTCGGCGGTGACATCCTGATGCTTCTGCTTCTGTGCGCGTTTTATACGTTCATTGGTATCGCCGTGGGGATGCTGCGCGACGGCGTGCGTCTGAGGGCGATGTTCAGGCCGCGGCGAAAAGGCGTCTGA
- the ubiT gene encoding ubiquinone anaerobic biosynthesis accessory factor UbiT, with translation MLQKLRARLVRQGPSLLSVPLKFTPFALQRQVLQQVLSGQLRQALADGELDFLEGRWLKIDVSDLSLSWLMSVDQGKLIVAEKGEADVSFSGSANDLILIAARKEDPDTLFFQRRLRIEGDTELGLYVKNLMDSIDLDTMPLLLKKGLLHLADFVEAGLQEDREPKAPVAEPC, from the coding sequence GTGTTGCAAAAACTACGTGCACGTTTGGTTCGTCAGGGCCCCTCCCTGTTAAGTGTGCCTTTGAAATTCACGCCTTTTGCGCTACAGCGTCAGGTCTTGCAACAGGTACTGAGCGGGCAGCTTCGTCAGGCGCTGGCCGATGGCGAACTGGATTTCCTCGAAGGCCGCTGGCTGAAAATTGATGTCAGCGATCTCAGCCTGAGCTGGCTGATGTCAGTGGACCAGGGCAAACTGATCGTCGCCGAAAAGGGCGAGGCGGATGTCAGTTTTAGCGGCAGCGCCAATGACCTGATTTTGATTGCTGCGCGGAAAGAAGATCCGGATACGCTGTTCTTCCAGCGTCGACTGCGCATTGAAGGTGACACGGAACTCGGTCTGTACGTGAAGAATCTGATGGATTCTATCGATCTGGATACTATGCCGCTGCTGCTGAAAAAGGGTCTGCTGCACCTGGCCGATTTCGTCGAAGCGGGACTGCAAGAGGACCGCGAGCCGAAAGCTCCGGTAGCTGAGCCATGCTAA
- a CDS encoding GNAT family N-acetyltransferase, translating into MLIRTEIPVDAAGIDRLLRRAFPGGAEADLVQQLREDGLLTLGVVATDDEGGVVGYVAFSPVDIQGEDRNWVALAPLAVDEPLRRQGLGEKLVYEGLDSLNEFGYAAVVVLGDPAYYGRFGFKPAAAHDLQCRWPDTEAAFQLFTLSDEALSDASGQVEFSPPFDRF; encoded by the coding sequence ATGCTAATTCGCACTGAAATTCCGGTAGATGCCGCGGGCATTGACCGCCTGCTGCGTCGCGCGTTCCCCGGCGGCGCTGAAGCCGATCTGGTGCAGCAATTGCGCGAAGACGGCCTGCTGACGCTGGGCGTTGTCGCCACCGACGACGAAGGCGGGGTGGTCGGTTATGTCGCCTTCAGCCCGGTTGATATTCAGGGCGAAGATCGCAACTGGGTCGCGCTGGCACCGCTGGCGGTTGACGAACCTTTGCGTCGTCAGGGATTGGGCGAAAAGCTGGTGTACGAAGGGCTCGATTCCCTGAATGAATTTGGTTACGCCGCCGTCGTGGTACTGGGCGACCCGGCGTATTACGGGCGTTTTGGTTTTAAACCGGCGGCAGCTCATGATTTACAGTGCCGCTGGCCGGACACCGAAGCAGCATTCCAGCTCTTCACCCTGTCCGACGAGGCGCTCAGCGACGCCAGCGGGCAGGTGGAATTCTCCCCGCCGTTTGACAGGTTCTGA
- a CDS encoding U32 family peptidase has translation MKYSLGAILYYWPKAQVEDFYQAAANSSADIIYLGENVCTKRREMKVNDWMDVARELASAGKQVVVSTLALLQAPSELNELKRYVENGEFLLEANDFGAVNMAADRKLPFVVGHALNCYNAVTLKLLQKQGMVRWCMPVELSRDWLVNLLNQCQELGIRDKFEVEVLSYGHLPLAYSARCFTARSENRAKDECETCCINYPQGRKMLSQENQQVFILNGIQTQSGYCYNLGNELTSMQGLVDIVRLSPETHETLSTLEAFRANERGLHPVMLTDKADCNGYWQRIAGLELRR, from the coding sequence ATGAAATATTCATTAGGAGCCATCCTTTATTACTGGCCGAAAGCACAGGTGGAAGACTTTTATCAGGCGGCGGCAAACAGCAGCGCCGATATCATTTATCTCGGCGAGAATGTGTGTACTAAACGGCGTGAAATGAAGGTCAATGACTGGATGGATGTCGCCCGTGAACTGGCTTCAGCGGGAAAACAGGTGGTGGTTTCCACACTGGCGTTGTTGCAGGCACCGTCCGAGCTTAATGAGCTGAAACGCTATGTGGAGAACGGTGAGTTCCTGCTGGAAGCCAACGATTTTGGCGCGGTCAATATGGCGGCTGACCGGAAGCTGCCGTTTGTGGTCGGTCACGCGCTGAACTGCTACAACGCCGTCACACTGAAATTGCTGCAAAAACAAGGCATGGTGCGCTGGTGTATGCCGGTTGAGCTGTCCCGCGACTGGCTGGTGAACCTGCTGAATCAGTGCCAGGAATTGGGTATCCGCGATAAGTTCGAAGTGGAAGTGCTGTCTTACGGACATCTGCCGCTGGCCTATTCCGCACGCTGTTTCACGGCACGTTCGGAAAACCGCGCGAAAGATGAATGCGAAACCTGCTGCATCAATTATCCGCAGGGCCGGAAAATGCTGTCGCAGGAAAATCAGCAGGTGTTTATCCTCAACGGCATCCAGACGCAAAGCGGCTATTGTTACAATCTGGGCAATGAACTGACGTCGATGCAGGGGCTGGTCGATATCGTGCGGCTGTCACCGGAAACGCACGAGACGCTTTCCACTCTCGAGGCGTTCCGTGCCAATGAGCGGGGTTTGCATCCGGTAATGCTGACAGACAAAGCCGACTGTAACGGCTACTGGCAGCGCATTGCCGGGCTGGAACTGCGTCGCTGA
- a CDS encoding ABC transporter permease yields MKPVKAPRSERIKAAWRCFSRAFTREANYAFRKPVIHWLCWIFPLLLFGLISSNFSEGTLLDLPVSVVDNDHSTLSKTLTRKLDAGSHAHVQAFEGGLPEAEYRLRTAQDYALLYIPVNFEADVLAGKQPSAVLYYNALFYGAGLYSTQDFSGLITELNSSYRSIIATEIGKTLPSLASVDLSYGSLFNASGSYIYYQQFAATIHLLQLFTVTCMIYVMARSQALLSAPSFTLALLGKLAPYTLCFTTLLMVEIAMLVGFFDARVSGNPLYMLVIGFFYVIAAQSLGLLLFTFTKTTITAYTMMGIFVSIALTFSGMAVPVLSMPLPARIISGIEPLSYALAAMFDVFLRQVSLRGILMVCGILLIYPLLTGLLVRKRLYMRMKQQEPPQ; encoded by the coding sequence GTGAAGCCGGTCAAAGCGCCGCGGAGCGAAAGGATAAAAGCCGCATGGCGCTGTTTCAGCCGTGCTTTTACCCGCGAGGCAAATTACGCCTTTCGTAAACCGGTGATCCACTGGCTGTGCTGGATTTTTCCTTTACTTCTGTTCGGTCTGATCAGCAGTAACTTCTCCGAAGGCACTTTACTGGATTTGCCTGTTTCGGTGGTGGATAACGACCACAGCACGTTGTCCAAAACGCTGACCCGCAAACTCGACGCGGGTTCTCATGCTCACGTTCAGGCATTTGAAGGCGGATTACCGGAAGCAGAATATCGTCTGCGCACCGCGCAGGATTACGCGTTGTTGTATATTCCGGTGAACTTCGAAGCGGACGTGCTGGCCGGTAAACAGCCGAGCGCCGTGCTGTATTACAACGCCCTGTTTTACGGTGCCGGGTTGTATTCCACGCAAGATTTCAGCGGGCTTATCACCGAGCTGAACAGCAGCTACCGGTCAATTATTGCGACAGAAATCGGCAAAACGTTGCCGTCACTGGCGAGCGTCGATCTTTCTTACGGCAGCCTGTTCAACGCCAGCGGCAGCTACATTTACTATCAGCAGTTCGCCGCCACTATTCACCTTCTGCAACTTTTCACCGTAACCTGCATGATTTACGTGATGGCGCGCAGTCAGGCGCTGCTCAGTGCGCCGTCATTTACGCTGGCGCTGCTCGGGAAACTCGCGCCATACACGCTGTGTTTCACCACCTTGCTGATGGTAGAGATTGCCATGCTTGTGGGCTTTTTTGATGCGAGGGTGAGCGGCAATCCGTTGTATATGCTGGTGATCGGCTTCTTTTATGTGATTGCCGCGCAAAGCCTCGGCCTGTTGTTATTTACCTTCACGAAAACGACGATCACCGCCTACACCATGATGGGGATTTTCGTCAGTATCGCGCTCACGTTCTCCGGCATGGCCGTTCCGGTGTTATCAATGCCGCTGCCGGCGCGCATAATTTCCGGCATCGAACCGCTGAGTTACGCACTGGCGGCAATGTTCGACGTTTTCCTGCGTCAGGTATCGCTGCGTGGCATTTTGATGGTGTGCGGCATTCTGCTGATTTACCCGCTGCTGACCGGCCTGCTGGTGCGTAAGCGCCTGTATATGCGGATGAAACAACAGGAGCCACCACAATGA
- a CDS encoding YhbP family protein, which translates to MNNPDDLKHILKFLTKNHVLALCAAADGEMWSANCFYVTDAENLSLYFMTELKTLHGTLMAKSPPVVGTVAPHPKTIALIKGIQYRGDATILSGEEESHARRLYCQHFPVAIAMKAPVWALKLNSIKMTDNALGFGKKLLWERALSDKPE; encoded by the coding sequence ATGAATAACCCCGACGACCTGAAACACATTCTCAAATTCCTGACTAAAAATCATGTGCTGGCGCTCTGTGCCGCCGCGGACGGTGAGATGTGGAGCGCTAACTGCTTTTACGTCACCGATGCCGAAAACCTGTCTTTGTACTTCATGACCGAACTGAAAACGCTGCACGGCACGCTGATGGCAAAATCGCCGCCCGTCGTGGGCACGGTCGCACCACACCCGAAGACCATCGCGCTGATCAAAGGCATTCAGTATCGCGGTGACGCGACCATCCTTTCCGGTGAAGAAGAGAGCCATGCGCGCCGTCTTTACTGCCAACATTTTCCGGTAGCAATCGCCATGAAAGCGCCGGTCTGGGCGCTGAAACTTAACAGCATCAAGATGACGGATAACGCCCTGGGATTCGGAAAAAAGCTGCTGTGGGAACGCGCACTTTCTGATAAGCCAGAGTAA
- a CDS encoding DapH/DapD/GlmU-related protein, with protein sequence MTDIISPFSLADEQDYSRPKIGQQVELNRSQLGQYVHIADNAIIEETQIGDYSYTAGNNQIFYATIGKFVSIATYVRINPGNHPTYQRVAQHHFTYRSSAYGLGEDDQDFFDWRREHHVTVGNDVWIGHNAVIMPGVSIGNGAVIGTSAVVTKDVEPYSIVAGVAAKKIGMRFEDSMIEKIENSQWWNWDHETLKERMPDFRNLEVFAEKYL encoded by the coding sequence ATGACAGACATCATTTCCCCGTTTTCTCTGGCTGACGAACAGGATTATTCACGTCCGAAAATCGGCCAGCAGGTCGAACTGAACCGTTCGCAGCTCGGGCAATACGTGCATATTGCCGACAACGCCATCATCGAAGAAACACAGATCGGCGATTATTCCTATACGGCGGGCAACAATCAGATCTTCTACGCGACTATCGGCAAGTTTGTGTCGATCGCCACTTACGTGCGGATCAATCCGGGCAATCACCCGACATATCAGCGCGTTGCGCAGCATCATTTTACCTACCGCAGCTCGGCTTACGGACTGGGTGAAGACGATCAGGATTTCTTCGACTGGCGGCGTGAACATCACGTCACCGTCGGCAACGACGTATGGATCGGCCATAACGCGGTGATCATGCCGGGCGTCAGCATCGGGAACGGCGCGGTGATCGGGACGTCCGCCGTGGTGACCAAAGACGTTGAGCCGTATTCCATCGTGGCGGGCGTGGCCGCGAAAAAGATCGGCATGCGTTTTGAAGATTCAATGATCGAAAAGATCGAGAACAGCCAGTGGTGGAACTGGGATCACGAGACGCTGAAAGAGAGAATGCCGGATTTTCGAAATCTGGAGGTGTTTGCGGAGAAATATCTGTAA
- a CDS encoding GIY-YIG nuclease family protein translates to MSTSPGWFLYMLRTPTGMLYTGITTDVTRRLDQHQAGKGAKALRGKGELALVFHCAAGDRSLASKLEIRVKKLSKVQKELLVKAAPECLLRYFGLQKSGSEEKGEQEEN, encoded by the coding sequence ATGTCCACTTCTCCCGGCTGGTTTTTGTACATGTTGAGAACGCCGACCGGCATGCTTTACACCGGCATCACGACCGACGTGACGCGGCGTCTCGACCAGCATCAGGCCGGCAAAGGGGCGAAAGCATTACGCGGAAAAGGCGAGCTGGCGCTGGTGTTTCACTGCGCGGCGGGCGATCGCTCGCTGGCCTCAAAACTGGAAATCCGGGTTAAAAAGCTAAGTAAAGTGCAGAAGGAATTGCTGGTGAAAGCCGCGCCGGAATGTCTGCTACGGTATTTCGGATTGCAGAAAAGCGGCAGTGAGGAAAAAGGGGAGCAGGAAGAAAACTAA